A portion of the Glandiceps talaboti chromosome 13, keGlaTala1.1, whole genome shotgun sequence genome contains these proteins:
- the LOC144444352 gene encoding neuropeptide Y receptor type 5-like gives MEVHMSKVDGKAPLNETLDSYEHTYSYEFDGEFEPIPVGTETILIAMFIIGSIISAAVNIVVISFMIYGKKRKRSLNSLVLNLAISDWTLGLVCLPFLFSSTFMNGWAFGEVLCKFIPFVFKVSQIVSIVTMTAIGIERYHVVMYPLHIKASSKQIAALIALTWLVSFGIASPKFAIHTFVSIVVLFTLCWLPLNLYNVVLISYNSNYLRTHPQTTKIIRASLFIWVVMADTVINPIVYVFLSNKFRSDICTSRFFNTMTNIFTKTRSTPTLRNPGHGSPTPHRVVIV, from the exons ATGGAGGTACACATGTCTAAAGTTGACGGAAAAGCTCCATTGAACGAAACATTAGATAGCTACGAACATACCTACAGTTATGAATTCGATGGAGAGTTCGAACCTATTCCGGTGGGAACAGAAACCATCCTTATCGCGATGTTTATCATCGGTTCTATCATTTCTGCTGCTGTGAATATCGTCGTTATAAGTTTTATGATATATGGCAAGAAACGAAAACGGTCACTGAATAGCCTAGTTTTGAATCTAGCCATCTCGGATTGGACATTGGGTCTCGTGTGTCTGCCGTTCCTATTCTCTTCCACGTTTATGAATGGTTGGGCTTTTGGTGAAGTGCTGTGTAAGTTTATACCATTTGTATTCAAG GTTTCGCAAATCGTCAGCATTGTTACCATGACAGCCATTGGAATAGAAAGATATCACGTTGTGATGTATCCATTACATATAAAAGCATCTTCCAAACAAATAGCAGCACTCATCGCTCTCACTTGGTTAGTGTCGTTCGGCATAGCCAGTCCGAAATTC GCGATACATACCTTTGTTTCAATAGTGGTGCTGTTTACATTATGCTGGTTACCTCTGAATTTGTACAACGTCGTCCTTATATCATATAACTCCAACTATCTCAGGACTCACCCTCAGACGACAAAAATTATCCGTGCTTCTCTTTTTATTTGGGTGGTTATGGCAGATACTGTGATAAACCCAATTGTATATGTCTTTCTAAGCAACAAATTTCGG AGCGACATCTGTACATCACGGTTCTTTAATACCATGACAAATATATTCACGAAGACGAGGTCAACGCCCACTCTACGAAATCCTGGACATGGTTCCCCAACACCACATCGAGTAGTAATCGTTTAA